GATTATGCGGCTAGTAATATGGAATTTTACTGGATGTATCAAAGTACTACTTGTGGTGGTGCTGATGCCACCTATAGTCAAACTACAGGCGGTGCTGTATTACACGCGACTGACGGTAATTTAGATAGTACGTTGGTTGAATTGAAAAACTTTCCGCCCTTGGGTGTTACCTTAGCAGGCTGGACGACCACCAGTTTAAGCAGTGCGCAGACAGTCACGGGAATTCACCATCCCCAAGGCTATCCGAAGAAAATTTCGCAAGGTCAATTTATGGGGCGCGTTAAAGTAACGCCGACCAGTAATGGCGGTTATATGTTTACCTCTGATCCTAATGGTGCGTATTCAAAAGTACAATGGAGTTCAGGCGTTACCGCACCGGGTAGTAGTGGTTCGGGCATTTGGGTGAAACAAAATGGCATTGCGTATTTGAATGGCACGTTGTTAGGTGGTTCATCGAGTTGTACAACCCCCACCGCCCCCGACGAATACAGTCGTTTGGAATTATTTTATCCCAGTATTAAAGCGTGGTTAGATACCCCAGCCATTGAACCCAGCTTCAGTTTATTAAACCCCGCTACTAAGCCTAATGCTTTAGTTGATGGTGTTATTATTGAGCGTTATTTAGCCGGTAAACGCGGTTCAGCCTTAACGGTTGGGGTCGTAAATGAAACCTTGGATACACTGACTTTAGAAAAACGTTTAAGTGCTGCACAAAGTATTTTGGATATTGATGCCGATGGCTCGGCGGATACGGTGCATGATGCCGTATTACTGAATCGTTATTTATTAGGCTTACGCGGCAATAGTTTGATTAGTAATTTGAATTTAGCGAAGTCGGAACGTAATACAGCGGCTTCTATCGAAAGCTATTTACAGAGTCAGTTAACGAAAACGCCATAAAAAAAGCCCAGCCGATCCGACTGGGCTTCCCCGCTTCTTCGCCATATTCAACCTAGCAATATTGACTATGGCAATTACCCTCTCTAGCGGTTAGGAATAAATGCACGCGGGGGAAATTTAAACTTTATTGCGATGCACAATTATTGTGTTTCTCAATAATTATTATTGTGCCACTAATTTGACATATGTCAATGACTATTTAATTATTTAATAAATAAGGATATTCTAATATATTGATTCTGGCTCTCCATAAATGAGAGTGTTTAGCTTGGTTTAAATTAGCTTAGAATATAGGCTTCGCCTAATCTTAGTGGCTCGGCATGTTTGACTATATTGCAACGGATCAACAATTAAAAAACTTACTACAACAATTAGATGCCAGTGAGTGGCTGACGTTAGATACCGAATTTATTCGTGAAAATACCTATTTTCCCAAGCTTTGTTTAATTCAAATTGCCAGCGAAAACGTGTTGGCCTGTATTGATCCCCTGAGTATTAAGGATTTACAGCCATTATTTATTTGGTTGGCTGAGCCTAAGCGCGTCAAAGTATTGCATTCAGCATGGCAAGATTTAGAGCTGTTATATCATGTCAGTGGTGGTTTATTGCCTACGCCGATTTTCGATACACAAGTGGCGGCGGCTATTGTTGGTATGGGGGATCAGATCGGTTATGGGCGTTTAGTGGAAGCTTGTGTCGGCATTGATTTAGAAAAATCGCAAGCCCGTACGGATTGGGCACAACGCCCTTTAACGCCCCAGCAATTAGAATACGCGATTGATGATGTACGTTATTTGCGTGATGTATATTTATTTTTACAGCATGAAATTAAGCAACTTGGGCGTGAGCAATGGTTAAATAAAGCCTTGCAACGCCTCATGGATCGCCAGACTTATGCAATTGATGTGCAAACCAGTTGGCAGCGGGTACGCAATTTACAACTACTGAAGCCTGCGCAATTAGCGGTATTACGTGAGCTAGCTAAATGGCGCGAACAATATGCAGTGCAACATAATATTCCACGCCGCTGGATTGTAAATGATGAATTGTTATTGGAGTTAGCGCGTAAACAACCACAAAGCATTGAAGCTATCAAAGTGTTACGCAGCATGACCGAGGAATTAGCCAATCAATATGCAGCGGATTGGTTGCAATGTATTCAAGCGGGTAGGGCAGTTGAAAAAGCAAACTGGCCGCAATTACCCAAACGCCGTAAATTAGATACGGAGTTACAACTGGTGGCGGATTTATTAATGCTGGTGTTACAAAAGATTGCACAACAACATGAACTTGCGCCACAGCTCATTGCTACCCGTCCACAAATTGAGAAGATGTTGGTCGAGAACCGCAGCCAATTAGCCGAGGATTGGCGCGGTGCATTGGTAAATGATACGTTTCAGGGTATTTTGCAAGGGCAGATACAAGTGACGGTTATGAATCAGCAATTACAGTTGCTTAAAATGAGCACAACTAACCCCATTGCTTAATAGCTTGCCATGTCGCAAAACCTAAAAATGTCATGAGCAATGAGCCTAAAACATGTGTACTGATATTTGCCATTGCCCATGTAAACTTCCCTTGCTGTAATAAGTTAACCACTTCTAAGGAAAAGGTCGAAAAGGTGGTTAAGCCCCCGCAAAAGCCTGTCATAATCAATAAACGCCATTCAGGGCTGAGATTAGGGTGTTGTGCGGTATAACTGGCGGCTAAACCAATAATGTAACCCCCAAGCAAATTAGCGCTTAGTGTTCCTAAGGGTAGCTGCGGGTATAAGGCATTCAATTTTATGCCTAATTGCCAACGCATTACTGCGCCAATGGATGCACCCGTACTTATAGATAAAATTAATTTAAACATAATTAAATTTGATTATTTAAACCTAATACTTAAAAAATAAGCAATTTTTCAAGAAATAAGCAGCTATTTACAACTAAAGTTGTAAGCGGTAAGTGCTTAGTTGTATTGAATTATTACCCTTATAGGATTAAATTATGCCCACTATTAATCAAAAAAATATAGTTAGGATCGAGGGCAACCCTAACTAAGTGAGTCGGAGTAGAATATGGGCATTATTCAAGCAAAAAACGCTGGCAATGTTGGGGAGAATGCAGACCTAACACTGCATAAGCCTTATGCTAATAACAAGCGTGTTAACCAAAGCCGTCGCAAAATTAATAATTTAGATCTCAATCAGTATCGTTTAAGCGATAAGCAATATTTGTCTATTTTAAATCTTTTACCGTTAGAGAAAAGTGGTAAACGCGGTCGACCTTGGTTAAGTCATCAAGCCACGATTGAGGGTATTTTATGGGTGCTGGCTACCAATCGCCCGTGGGAGCAGTTGCCCGCCAAATACGGTACATGGAAAACGGTTTATGATCGCTGCCGTCGCTGGAAACAAGTGGGCATTATTCAGCAAATTCTGGGACGTTTATTAGCGGATTTAGACGATCAACAAAAGTTAGATTGGCAAACTAACGCTAATTCAGAGCTGGATATTAAAACCTGTCGGCATATTATGCATAATCTCATCGAAGGGGCAGTCATGCCTATGAGTGTATTGCGTTGGGCTGCACAGATTATTGTCAGTAATGGGCAACAACTTTGTATGTTGCCGGATTTACGAATTACCCAGCGTTTACAAGCGGTAACCGCCTAATTTAAGAGTAATAAACAAAGCAATAAATGAATCGCTAGGTTGTTTTCAGCAAGCCAATAAACCCATCCTGTATTATCCCACACTTTATTGGCTTGCTTTTCTTTGTAGCGCTATAAGTTGCGCAATTCCTTACGCAGAATTTTACCTACATTGCTTTTTGGCAAATTGTCTACAAACACAATTTGTTTTGGGCATTTGTAAGCGGATAATTCGCGCCGACAATAATCGCGTACTTCTTCTTCGGTTAGACTGGGGTCTTTTTTCACAATAAAGGCTTTAACCACCTCACCCGAATAGTCATCTTTAATACCGATGACACCCGCTTCGAGAATTTTAGGATGCAGTGCTAATATGTCTTCGATTTCATTCGGATACACATTAAAGCCCGAAACGAGCACCATATCTTTTAAGCGGTCGACCAGTTTGACATAACCTTGACTATTCATGAGGGCTATATCGCCTGTGCGTAACCAACCTTCCGGGCGCATGACTTTGGCGGTTTCATCGGGGCGTTGCCAATAGCCTTGCATAACTTGCGGGCCTTTTACCCACAATTCACCTGCTTGTTCAAAATCCAAGGCATCGCCGTTGATATCCCGAATAGAAACTTCTGTGGAGGATAAAGGCAAGCCAATCATGCCGTTATACTCGGGTAAATCGACGGGATTAATACACACGGCTGGCGAAGTTTCGGTTAAACCATATGCCTCTAGTAGCGTAACGCCGGTCACTTGTTTCCACTTATCTGCGACGGCACGTTGTACCGCCATACCGCCGCCTAAGGTAATTTTCAAAGCGGAAAAATTAACCTTGTGAATATCGGGATGATTCAGCATGGCATTGAATAAGGTATTCACACCACTGATAAAGGTGAAAGCATGCTTTTGCAGTTCCTTTAAAAAAGCAGGCATATCGCGTGGATTGGTAATCAGCACGTTTTTTGCACCTAATCTAACCGCAAAGAAGCCATTCGCCGTTAATGCAAACACATGATACAGCGGCAAGGCAGTAATGAAGATTTCTTGTCCGTTGATTAAATCTTTAGCAGTCCACGCATCAGCTTGCAAAATATTAGCAATTAGATTGCGGTGGCTTAGCATTGCGCCTTTTGCTACGCCAGTTGTACCGCCCGTGTATTGTAGAAAGGCTATATCTTCGTGTTGTGGGTTTGCGTCTTGAAAATGATCCGCGTAATGCTGCCCTAAATTTAAAGCTTGGCGAAAGCGTAAGGCAGTGGGTAACTGATAAGTGGGTACCATCTTTTTGACGTATTTAACGACAACGTTTACCAACAAGCCTTTAAAGTCCCCGAGTAAATCACCAATACCCGTGGTGATAATCGTTTTAAGCTGAGGGACTTCTGGCAGAATGGCTTGTAAGGTGTGCGCAAAATTATCCAAGATAACAATGGCGGTTGCGCCTGAATCTTGTAATTGATGCGCCAATTCACGCTCAGTATACATCGGATTGGTATTCACCACGATTAAACCCGCTCGCAAACCCGCAAATAAGGCAATCGGATATTGCAAGACATTGGGTAGCATGATGGCAATACGTTCGCCGGGCTGCATACCTGCACCGCGAATTAAATAAGCGGCTAAGGCTTTGCTGAATTGATCAACTTGCGCATAACTTAGCTCCTTGCCCATATTGCTATAAGCGGGACTATCGGCAAATTCAGCCACGGTTTGTTGAAATAAATCCACAAGGGAACGGTACTGATGGGTATCAATTTCCGCAGGTACATAAGGCGGATAACTGGAAAGCCATGGTTTTTGCATTGTCACTCCTCCTGCCGTTTATGCAACTTGTACCCTTGTTATGATATAGATGGTGGTACAAGCCTCTGAAATTAATGATTTCTTATTATGTTCATACCGTGAGTGAACCATCCAAAAATAAGTCCGTCAAGAGGGGGCTGTTAGGATTAATCGCATAAGGTGTAAAATCATTAACCCCCTGTGCTGTTAATACCTGCTCGTCAATATAGAAATTCCCCGTGTGGCTGGCAGCGTCTTGCTGCAAAATAACCATCGCAGCATCTGCCACAATATCCGGTTTACGACACATATCCGGTTTAACTTGTTCACCCAACATTTGAACAGCCGCAGTCAAAATTACCGTGCGCGGCCATAATGCATTAATGCCCACTTTGCCGCGAAATTCCTCCGCCATGCCCAATACACACATACTCATTCCGTATTTAGCCATAGTGTAAGCCACATGCGATTTAAACCACTGCGCCTGCATATTTAACGGCGGCGATAGCATTAAGATTTGTGGATTTGCCGCCTTCAGTAAGTGCGGTAGGCAGGCTTGCGACATCGCAAATGTGCCGCGTGCATTGACTTGTTGCATCAAATCAAAGCGCTTCATCGTCGTATTTAGCGTATCGGTTAAGCTAATCGCGCTGGCATTGTTGACTAAAATATCCAAACCACCGAATTGTTCAATCGTTTTAGCAACTGTTTGTTCAATTTGTGCCTCATCGCGTATATCCATTTGCAGGGGTAACGCTTGTCCGCCTGCTTGTTCGATTTCTTTGGCTGCGCTGTAAATCGTGCCGGGTAATTTGGGATGGGCTTCGGTGGTTTTAGCGGCAATCACAATATTCGCGCCTTGCGCGGCGGCTTTTAAACCAATGGCTAAGCCAATGCCACGACTACCGCCGGTAATTAATAAGGTTTTGCCTTGTAAGCTGCTCATGCGTTCTCCTTTTTCCCAAATTGCGGTTTACGTTTTGCCATAAAGGCGTGCACGCCTTCCGCAAAATCGGGGCTTAATGTGCATTCGGTAAAACTCAACTGTTCTGCAAATAACTGTTGTTCTAAATTGTTTTGGGTTGAGGCATTGAGTAAACGTTTACTATTCGCTAATGCCGGTTGTGCCGCTATCACTAAGCGTTGGCTATAACGTTGTACGGTTTCAGTTAATTGATCAGTTGAGACAATGGTATTAATTAAACCAAAGCTTAAAGCCATGTGAGCGTCTAACACTTCACCTAATAAGGTAAAGGCTTTGGCGCGTTTTTCCCCGATTAAGCGGGGTAAAAAATAAGTATTGCCGCCGTCGGGCGACACACCCAATTGACAATAAGCCGAACTAAAGCGGGTATTTTCAGTAGCAATAACTAAATCGCAAGCAGCCATTAAACTCACACCAAATCCCGCGACAATCCCCGACACGACGGCAATCACAGGCTGTGGCATTTCCCGAATCAAGCGAATCGAGTCATGCACAATATTGATTAATTCCAGCATGCCTTCTTGCTGAGCCTCTGGCGATAATTGCAGGCTTTCGGCAAATGCGTGAATATCGCCGCCCGCCATAAAATTACCGCCTGCGCCTTGAATAATCACACATTTAACCGTGTCATCACTGCCAACTTGTCCCAGCAGCTCCCGCAGACTAAACGCCATATCTTCGTTTAAAGTGTTTAATACCTGCGGACGATTGAGGGTAAGGGTAGCGACCCCTTGGTTTTGTTCCAGTTTAACGACTGCTTGCATACAGGTTGCCTTAAAATGCTTCGTGATTAAAATTCATCATACTGCCTGCGCCCGACATAATAATTGCGGTTAATGCGCCGGTTTGTGGCAATAAGCGTTCATAAAAGAAGCGTGCGGTATTAATCTTGGCTTGATAAAACTCACGTTCCGCTCCGTCACGTTTAGTTAAGGCTAGTTCCACCATTTTTGCCCATAAATAAGCTAATGCTGTTAGCGCAAATAAGCGTAAATAGTCCGTTGCCGCACCCGCTGCTTCTTCAGGATTCGCTAAGCCTTTTTGCCCAATCCAGCCCGTGACTTGTTGTAAACGCCCAAAAGCTTTAGCTAAGCCTTGTACAAAGGGTTGAAACTCAGCGCGTTCATCGCTTTGTTTATTGGCTAAATAATCGCTGACTTCATGGAAGAACGGGCGTAAGTTGCGTCCCATATGCGCAGGTAATTTACGTCCAACTAAATCCAACGCTTGTACGCCATTAGTGCCTTCGTAGATTTGTGCAATACGGGCATCGCGTACAAATTGTTCCATGCCCCATTCGCGGATATAACCGTGACCGCCGTAGACTTGCATGCCTAAATTAGCAATTTCTGAGCCGCAGTCGGTCATAAAGGCTTTAACAATCGGCGTCATTAACGCTACGAAATCTTCCGCCGTTTGTTGTTGCGCGGGGTCAGTAGCGTGTAGTGATTCATCTAGTTTACGCGCCACCCACACGGCTAACGCCCGATTGCCTTCGGTATACGCCCGCATGGTTAACAACATACGTCTTATATCCGGATGTACCCATAAGGGATCAGCAGGTTTATCTGGCTGTACAGCGCCTTTCAGCGCCCGTCCTTGTAAGCGATCACGCGCATAAGCCACTGCATTCTGATAAGCCACTTCACCAATGCCTAAGCCTTGCATGCCTACGCCTAAACGTTCGGCATTCATCATGACGAACATGGCTTGCATACCTTTATGTGCCGTGCCAATTAAATAACCGGTTGCCCCGTCAAAATTCATAACACAAGTGGCTGAGGCGTGAATCCCCATTTTATGTTCGATTGAGCCGCAAAATACGGGATTGCGTGCGCCAAGATTGCCGTTGTCGTCTACCCTAAACTTAGGCACTAGAAATAAGCTAATGCCCTTAATGCCGGAAGGTGCATCGGGTAAACGCGCTAATACCAAGTGAATGATATTCTCGGTGAAATCGTGTTCGCCAGAGGTAATGAAGATTTTCGTACCGGTTAACTGATATGAACCGTCTGCTTGAGGTTCAGCCTTGGTCCGAATTAAACCTAAATCCGTACCGCATTGGGGTTCGGTTAAGCACATTGTGCCGCTCCAAATGCCCGCCACCATATTCGGTAGAAATTTATTTTTTAAGGCTTCTGAACCGTGACTCACAATTGCGTTATAGGCTCCCACGGTTAAACCGGGGTATAAGCCGAATGATAAGTTTGCCCCGCACAGAATTTCTTCCACCATAATCCCGACGGTTTTCGGCAAACCTTGCCCGCCGTACTCAGGGGAAGCGGTTAATGCGCCCCAACCGTTTTCAGCATAGGCTTGATAGGCTTCTTTCCAGCCGGGTGGCGTTGTGATTTGCCCATTTTCAAACTTAACGCCAATCACATCGCCGGATTGGTTTAACGGCTGTAATACGTTTTCACAGAATTTTCCGGCTTCTTCAACAATCGTTTCCACTAAATCAGGGCTGACTTCCTCAAAACCGGGCAGTGCTTGCAAGTCTTCTGCATTAAATAATTCTTGATAGACAAAGCGAAAATCGCGCAAGGGAGCTTTATAGGTTGGCATGGCTAGTTCCTCAAAGGTTTCCCGGTTTCTAACATATGTTCAATTCGCGCTAGGGTGGCGGGTGTACGCAATAACTGCATGAAATACTTACGTTCTAAGGTAAATAATTCATCTTCAGTAAGCGTTTGCGTCATATCGGTATCGCCACCGCTGAGCGTATCGCCGAGCGCATCTGCCACGACGGCATCATGTGGGGTGACCTTGCCTTGTAGTTGGAAGTCATTTACGGCTAATTGCATGGCAACCTTAGCGGTTTTTCCGGGTAAGTTAATCTCTGGCATGGGGGGCGCTTGATAATGCTCGAGCATACTTAACGCTTTTGCTTTCGCATCAGCTAATAAGCGATCTCGATTCATGGTAATGGCATCGCCGGGGCGTAAGAATAAGTAATCACGGGCTTCTTGCGCAGATTT
This DNA window, taken from Candidatus Thiocaldithrix dubininis, encodes the following:
- the crcB gene encoding fluoride efflux transporter CrcB, whose product is MFKLILSISTGASIGAVMRWQLGIKLNALYPQLPLGTLSANLLGGYIIGLAASYTAQHPNLSPEWRLLIMTGFCGGLTTFSTFSLEVVNLLQQGKFTWAMANISTHVLGSLLMTFLGFATWQAIKQWG
- a CDS encoding acyl-CoA dehydrogenase C-terminal domain-containing protein, whose protein sequence is MPTYKAPLRDFRFVYQELFNAEDLQALPGFEEVSPDLVETIVEEAGKFCENVLQPLNQSGDVIGVKFENGQITTPPGWKEAYQAYAENGWGALTASPEYGGQGLPKTVGIMVEEILCGANLSFGLYPGLTVGAYNAIVSHGSEALKNKFLPNMVAGIWSGTMCLTEPQCGTDLGLIRTKAEPQADGSYQLTGTKIFITSGEHDFTENIIHLVLARLPDAPSGIKGISLFLVPKFRVDDNGNLGARNPVFCGSIEHKMGIHASATCVMNFDGATGYLIGTAHKGMQAMFVMMNAERLGVGMQGLGIGEVAYQNAVAYARDRLQGRALKGAVQPDKPADPLWVHPDIRRMLLTMRAYTEGNRALAVWVARKLDESLHATDPAQQQTAEDFVALMTPIVKAFMTDCGSEIANLGMQVYGGHGYIREWGMEQFVRDARIAQIYEGTNGVQALDLVGRKLPAHMGRNLRPFFHEVSDYLANKQSDERAEFQPFVQGLAKAFGRLQQVTGWIGQKGLANPEEAAGAATDYLRLFALTALAYLWAKMVELALTKRDGAEREFYQAKINTARFFYERLLPQTGALTAIIMSGAGSMMNFNHEAF
- a CDS encoding AMP-binding protein — its product is MQKPWLSSYPPYVPAEIDTHQYRSLVDLFQQTVAEFADSPAYSNMGKELSYAQVDQFSKALAAYLIRGAGMQPGERIAIMLPNVLQYPIALFAGLRAGLIVVNTNPMYTERELAHQLQDSGATAIVILDNFAHTLQAILPEVPQLKTIITTGIGDLLGDFKGLLVNVVVKYVKKMVPTYQLPTALRFRQALNLGQHYADHFQDANPQHEDIAFLQYTGGTTGVAKGAMLSHRNLIANILQADAWTAKDLINGQEIFITALPLYHVFALTANGFFAVRLGAKNVLITNPRDMPAFLKELQKHAFTFISGVNTLFNAMLNHPDIHKVNFSALKITLGGGMAVQRAVADKWKQVTGVTLLEAYGLTETSPAVCINPVDLPEYNGMIGLPLSSTEVSIRDINGDALDFEQAGELWVKGPQVMQGYWQRPDETAKVMRPEGWLRTGDIALMNSQGYVKLVDRLKDMVLVSGFNVYPNEIEDILALHPKILEAGVIGIKDDYSGEVVKAFIVKKDPSLTEEEVRDYCRRELSAYKCPKQIVFVDNLPKSNVGKILRKELRNL
- the rnd gene encoding ribonuclease D → MFDYIATDQQLKNLLQQLDASEWLTLDTEFIRENTYFPKLCLIQIASENVLACIDPLSIKDLQPLFIWLAEPKRVKVLHSAWQDLELLYHVSGGLLPTPIFDTQVAAAIVGMGDQIGYGRLVEACVGIDLEKSQARTDWAQRPLTPQQLEYAIDDVRYLRDVYLFLQHEIKQLGREQWLNKALQRLMDRQTYAIDVQTSWQRVRNLQLLKPAQLAVLRELAKWREQYAVQHNIPRRWIVNDELLLELARKQPQSIEAIKVLRSMTEELANQYAADWLQCIQAGRAVEKANWPQLPKRRKLDTELQLVADLLMLVLQKIAQQHELAPQLIATRPQIEKMLVENRSQLAEDWRGALVNDTFQGILQGQIQVTVMNQQLQLLKMSTTNPIA
- a CDS encoding NAD(P)-dependent oxidoreductase, with the protein product MSSLQGKTLLITGGSRGIGLAIGLKAAAQGANIVIAAKTTEAHPKLPGTIYSAAKEIEQAGGQALPLQMDIRDEAQIEQTVAKTIEQFGGLDILVNNASAISLTDTLNTTMKRFDLMQQVNARGTFAMSQACLPHLLKAANPQILMLSPPLNMQAQWFKSHVAYTMAKYGMSMCVLGMAEEFRGKVGINALWPRTVILTAAVQMLGEQVKPDMCRKPDIVADAAMVILQQDAASHTGNFYIDEQVLTAQGVNDFTPYAINPNSPLLTDLFLDGSLTV
- a CDS encoding serine protease, which translates into the protein MLRILILLGLLSMAWTCNAAVFVPPETFQPPITKAAATKAQLRLPISSATTRTAKAQSLGSKPNAYRLPSLSSNEQQRLQQTDNSGYKAYRIGVGRELPTSLKQVVDLNQWTWTPVVGGQAAHFTLSSTGATRLRAQLQLGNWPQGVELRVFSPTDSSVVQMLNTSAYSMLWTETMAGDSLGLELFVPDAVTISEIEFSILQLSHLVLDPSNANLKATVTTDPALSCLVDIKCDTAEWQDTGQAVARYVFTEQDGNSFLCSGTLLADRDTSTQIPYFLTAAHCVNNDYAASNMEFYWMYQSTTCGGADATYSQTTGGAVLHATDGNLDSTLVELKNFPPLGVTLAGWTTTSLSSAQTVTGIHHPQGYPKKISQGQFMGRVKVTPTSNGGYMFTSDPNGAYSKVQWSSGVTAPGSSGSGIWVKQNGIAYLNGTLLGGSSSCTTPTAPDEYSRLELFYPSIKAWLDTPAIEPSFSLLNPATKPNALVDGVIIERYLAGKRGSALTVGVVNETLDTLTLEKRLSAAQSILDIDADGSADTVHDAVLLNRYLLGLRGNSLISNLNLAKSERNTAASIESYLQSQLTKTP
- a CDS encoding transposase, with the protein product MGIIQAKNAGNVGENADLTLHKPYANNKRVNQSRRKINNLDLNQYRLSDKQYLSILNLLPLEKSGKRGRPWLSHQATIEGILWVLATNRPWEQLPAKYGTWKTVYDRCRRWKQVGIIQQILGRLLADLDDQQKLDWQTNANSELDIKTCRHIMHNLIEGAVMPMSVLRWAAQIIVSNGQQLCMLPDLRITQRLQAVTA
- a CDS encoding enoyl-CoA hydratase-related protein gives rise to the protein MQAVVKLEQNQGVATLTLNRPQVLNTLNEDMAFSLRELLGQVGSDDTVKCVIIQGAGGNFMAGGDIHAFAESLQLSPEAQQEGMLELINIVHDSIRLIREMPQPVIAVVSGIVAGFGVSLMAACDLVIATENTRFSSAYCQLGVSPDGGNTYFLPRLIGEKRAKAFTLLGEVLDAHMALSFGLINTIVSTDQLTETVQRYSQRLVIAAQPALANSKRLLNASTQNNLEQQLFAEQLSFTECTLSPDFAEGVHAFMAKRKPQFGKKENA